atataataaccatgttttctatatttaataaaattgcacATACTATATTTAACTACATTCACGTCTGTGAGAACATATCTCGTATTTACGGTCAACTTTctgaatacataatatgtaatcattaattataactatttaaaaaatcaaataaagctttattataatacagataacatatttttttttattccaatagaCATTAATTCAcagtcattaatttaattttattgatgagtttaatgtaatttaagtaTGGAAATATCCATAAGGATGAAGGGTAAAAAAATGAATCAAAAATtccatcatatttttattaacatatcaaatatttaccaatacttatattataattgcattactttttataaaaacatagtaacatttaagtaaattcTCGTTTTATTTCACTGTGGATATGAATAATCGCAGGGATACAGCcctattaatttcttattcaaCAAAATGTCACATTAAAGttgccatataaaattataagatcacATCATAAAAATGTCGATAAAAATTCGAATTCCAAACAATGCTAaagaataaaagataataaatttattaaatttataaccttaatgttttttataatataattcatcataAACAAAACGAtcaatttaagataataataaaaaagcgatttaaataatttttacaagtacaataaataagaatCATAATCACATGGGTTGGATAcagttaataaatacattatttaaccGAACAATGTTGTGCAAAATCTATTGGATTTTAattcaacaatttttaaacagttatttatcacaattttctaattgatgttttaatatgtcaGTCTTAACACTTTGATCGATTATCTTCAACAGCTGCGACTTACATTTAAATCCGTTATTGGATCTGTGTTCCTGTGATACAAATATAgcaatattacttaaatacattatagatattattttttttagaagttaaattttactgaaagtaatattttagacacatgataattatatagattGAAAGGACAGTTCAATTGATGAAACAACGTGAATTCTTAAACTggatatcaataataaataataaatcaaatatttattatatatatttttttaaatatatcataaataactgttttatatcAAGTAACATATTCCCTTTCCACAACAGTGAACACTTGCCTCAGCTCTTGCAATGTAATGTATGAGGTAGCTAGCTTGGTAAGAATCACTCGATACTATCagacatacaaaatttataaccataatatatacaatttaaacgattttataaaatgataatataaattatattcttaatttaatcaaatacgTGATACAACACTAGAAAAAACCAAATTCCgatgatatttattacaatgattACACATTAATctataaatctaatatatctatgaactacataaaaaatacatatatattgcagTATATAAATGgccataataattttatttatacagaataataaatataaatcaatgacTAACACACACTGGATCTTTACCGGCTGGTTATATACTTAGGTTCCATATGTCCTGTCTCGCTGAGACAACGTAACACAACATTCCCAGACGGTAGAATTGATATCCAGGTTATAGAACCGTGATTAAGGGAAATCCGAAGCCATCCTTCTGGAGGGAACTGCAGGGCTCTggaattatattgatttcatgatattaattaacaagtGATATGCCCTGCTCCTTTGTTTATAACTACACttgataaatttcataatacctttcataaatatttttgattgacTATATAATGCCAAGCTCTAAAACATATTCtccaaataaaactattcaatataaaatcaaataaatggaTTTAATAGGAttgagatattattatttttttgtattcattaaCTAATCATTACTGAAATTTCTTTGTAccctataattatttgttcaaCAGATCCTATACagctttatgttattttaacgaATTTTTACCCTTTCTTTTAATGATACCTTCTGTTTTAATATCCAGCTAcagtaaatataagtttcttttgtattCAAGAAGTTGTCTTTACAAATgcacataattaatttcttattaatggattttatattatagaaatgtaTGAATACTTACTTGCAAACAAAGAATCGTATAACATTTGCATGGCAGACTAGTAGAGTATAAGAATCTTTTGTTTGTTCGGGAGGGGCTCTGTAGAAGTACCGTCTAAACGCTGCCTCTATTCTAGCGCCGTCCTGGAAGAACTGCTACACGTACCAAACCATACTGGGTTAATATACTGACCAGTGTTGccattatagtaaaataattactttaatgaatttctttttcttattttcgtTTATGGTATCATACTTATTTAACGGTGATGGTTGTTTTTACTTTATCTTTTTACGATTTTCGTATCTtggtatattaaaaagactATAATGACTTACAAGGAAATGAAATGCCAAATATCACCATGctgaatgattaaaaaaaaaaaaggtgaaAATGATAGAATTTAACTAATGATGCAAATTTCTGATGGAATTAAGGAAAACAACAAAACTGGTCAGTAGAATGTGAAGTAACCAATGACGagaataatcaatattatttgtattagttaatattacaaaacataagGTAATTAAAGTGCTGCGGCTAGAGTTAAGAAGTGCATTACCATTACATTACCTGATACATCTAATCCATGCATTTTGCAacagaataatttatgtttggttataaacatatgttaaAGTAAATTCAATCTTAATTGTTATAGTTTATGACTTACTTTAGGTTCTGGTCTCCAATGTCCGACTGGTGGTTCTGGTGGTATTGGTGCCCCTTCTTCTATAAGTTGGCAATCCGTCACTTCTATATCCTTTGGTAGATGCTTTGCTATAATACTAGCTGTTTCTTGAGCCCTTGTCATTGTTGAACGCACAAGCAAATCCCACTGTATGTCCAGACATGATAATCTTTTACCCGTCAGATCTGCCTGTTGCCTTCCTGAATTTAATGTATGAATTTTTACTTATGGCTATGGATGGGTTGCAAatgatattacaatataattgtttagaATTAGAAATGCTGTAACAAATGCCtttttgatacatttattatgcGCTCATTCAGATTACTACCTaactaattgttataaattttttgtgagG
This Danaus plexippus chromosome Z, MEX_DaPlex, whole genome shotgun sequence DNA region includes the following protein-coding sequences:
- the LOC116777828 gene encoding serine/threonine-protein phosphatase Pgam5, mitochondrial isoform X1, which gives rise to MATLSRLNKIALLGLGAVGGGLAYYQMGRSEKQYDVHNSWTTNYTPSVKWDKNWDHREPESIVRPKRSDKPEDENKYNEQIEKAKSKAVRHLFLIRHGQYNTDGLTDRERILTELGRQQADLTGKRLSCLDIQWDLLVRSTMTRAQETASIIAKHLPKDIEVTDCQLIEEGAPIPPEPPVGHWRPEPKQFFQDGARIEAAFRRYFYRAPPEQTKDSYTLLVCHANVIRFFVCKALQFPPEGWLRISLNHGSITWISILPSGNVVLRCLSETGHMEPKYITSRNTDPITDLNVSRSC
- the LOC116777828 gene encoding serine/threonine-protein phosphatase Pgam5, mitochondrial isoform X3, with the translated sequence MATLSRLNKIALLGLGAVGGGLAYYQMGRSEKQYDVHNSWTTNYTPSVKWDKNWDHREPESIVRPKRSDKPEDENKYNEQIEKAKSKAVRHLFLIRHGQYNTDGLTDRERILTELGRQQADLTGKRLSCLDIQWDLLVRSTMTRAQETASIIAKHLPKDIEVTDCQLIEEGAPIPPEPPVGHWRPEPKDGARIEAAFRRYFYRAPPEQTKDSYTLLVCHANVIRFFVCKALQFPPEGWLRISLNHGSITWISILPSGNVVLRCLSETGHMEPKYITSRNTDPITDLNVSRSC
- the LOC116777828 gene encoding serine/threonine-protein phosphatase Pgam5, mitochondrial isoform X2, which encodes MATLSRLNKIALLGLGAVGGGLAYYQMGRSEKQYDVHNSWTTNYTPSVKWDKNWDHREPESIVRPKRSDKPEDENKYNEQIEKAKSKAVRHLFLIRHGQYNTDGLTDRERILTELGRQQADLTGKRLSCLDIQWDLLVRSTMTRAQETASIIAKHLPKDIEVTDCQLIEEGAPIPPEPPVGHWRPEPKFFQDGARIEAAFRRYFYRAPPEQTKDSYTLLVCHANVIRFFVCKALQFPPEGWLRISLNHGSITWISILPSGNVVLRCLSETGHMEPKYITSRNTDPITDLNVSRSC
- the LOC116777828 gene encoding serine/threonine-protein phosphatase Pgam5, mitochondrial isoform X4, encoding MATLSRLNKIALLGLGAVGGGLAYYQMGRSEKQYDVHNSWTTNYTPSVKWDKNWDHREPESIVRPKRSDKPEDENKYNEQIEKAKSKAVRHLFLIRHGQYNTDGLTDRERILTELGRQQADLTGKRLSCLDIQWDLLVRSTMTRAQETASIIAKHLPKDIEVTDCQLIEEGAPIPPEPPVGHWRPEPKQFFQDGARIEAAFRRYFYRAPPEQTKDSYTLLVCHANVIRFFVCKALQFPPEGWLRISLNHGSITWISILPSGNVVLRCLSETGHMEPKYITSR